The Manduca sexta isolate Smith_Timp_Sample1 chromosome 17, JHU_Msex_v1.0, whole genome shotgun sequence genome includes a window with the following:
- the LOC115442595 gene encoding putative acyl-CoA-binding protein, whose amino-acid sequence MSLDEQFKQVADRVRNWKTKPSDEENLALYSLYKQANFGDVNIDQPSGLVESAKWKAWTSRKGIAQDDAKKQYIDMAEKLHSKYA is encoded by the exons ATGTCTCTTGACGAG cAATTCAAACAGGTCGCCGACCGCGTTAGGAACTGGAAGACCAAGCCCAGCGACGAGGAGAACCTCGCTCTGTACTCCCTGTACAAGCAAGCCAACTTCGGCGATGTCAACATTG ACCAGCCCAGCGGCCTCGTGGAGAGCGCGAAGTGGAAGGCATGGACCAGCCGCAAGGGAATCGCCCAGGATGACGCCAAGAAGCAGTACATCGACATGGCCGAGAAACTGCACTCCAAATACGCATAA